One window of the Granulicella arctica genome contains the following:
- the dnaN gene encoding DNA polymerase III subunit beta, whose amino-acid sequence MSTTTAPTGSPVGNLEITVSRAELLRELTAAQSVVERKTTIPILSNFLFEAMDDRLMITATDLDQSLRTSCAAKVKKPGACTIPAKKLYDYIKLLPEGEISIKLMDNHWVQIRAGRSNTKMVGMARANFPQVAEFPTTGAVKISVPSLKNMVSKTIFAISNEESRYTLNGALLVLKAESMAMVATDGHRLAHIEKLGETLEGVSGEKKTLIPRKALAELSSLLGSTDAETLDFADDDQTLFFKVGGRVLTSRKLTGQFPNYEAVLPRDNNKFVIVRSEDLMSAIQRVAQFADERSGAIKIRLEQNELKLSSSSTDSGESEDTIETPYNYDPLVVGFNSQYLIDFLKATGNQGEVRLEFKDAQSAGQMRPEDGNEDVKYRYILMPMRI is encoded by the coding sequence ATGAGCACAACGACAGCACCCACTGGTAGTCCGGTTGGGAATCTCGAGATCACAGTCTCCCGTGCGGAGCTGCTGCGCGAGTTGACGGCGGCGCAGAGTGTGGTCGAGCGCAAGACGACGATTCCGATCCTGTCGAACTTCCTCTTTGAAGCCATGGACGACCGCCTGATGATTACGGCGACCGATCTGGACCAGAGCCTGCGGACGAGCTGCGCGGCGAAGGTGAAGAAGCCGGGCGCATGCACGATTCCTGCGAAGAAGCTGTACGACTACATCAAGCTGCTGCCCGAGGGCGAGATCAGCATCAAGCTGATGGATAACCACTGGGTCCAGATCCGCGCTGGCCGCTCGAACACAAAGATGGTTGGAATGGCCCGGGCGAACTTCCCGCAGGTAGCTGAGTTTCCGACCACGGGTGCGGTCAAGATCTCTGTTCCTTCGCTGAAGAACATGGTTTCGAAGACGATCTTTGCGATCTCGAACGAAGAATCTCGCTACACGCTGAACGGCGCGTTGCTGGTGTTGAAGGCCGAGTCGATGGCGATGGTGGCGACGGATGGCCACCGGCTGGCGCACATCGAAAAGCTGGGGGAGACCCTGGAGGGCGTGTCGGGTGAGAAGAAGACGCTGATTCCGCGGAAGGCGCTGGCGGAGCTTTCTTCCCTGCTTGGCTCGACGGATGCGGAGACGCTCGACTTTGCCGACGATGACCAGACATTGTTCTTCAAGGTTGGCGGTCGGGTGCTGACGAGTCGTAAGCTTACGGGCCAGTTCCCGAACTACGAAGCCGTGCTGCCGCGGGACAACAACAAGTTCGTGATTGTGCGCAGCGAAGACCTGATGAGTGCGATCCAGCGCGTGGCGCAGTTTGCGGATGAGCGCTCGGGCGCGATCAAGATTCGGCTGGAGCAGAACGAGCTGAAGCTTTCGTCTTCGTCGACCGACTCCGGTGAGTCGGAGGATACGATCGAGACGCCTTACAACTATGATCCGCTTGTGGTGGGCTTCAACAGCCAGTACCTGATCGACTTTTTGAAGGCGACGGGAAACCAGGGCGAGGTACGGCTCGAGTTCAAGGATGCCCAGTCTGCCGGGCAGATGCGTCCTGAGGATGGCAACGAGGATGTGAAGTACCGCTACATCCTGATGCCGATGCGTATCTGA
- a CDS encoding YciE/YciF ferroxidase family protein, with translation MSLQDVFIEELRDLYSAENQLVKSLPKMARAASGSELKDGIKNHLEETKGQVDRLKQIFQILGKKPTGQHCNGMEGVVAEGKEAIESDEEGATKDVQLIGASLRVEHYEIAGYTAAIAIAKTLGQKEIVGLLTETLKEEQATGKLLLSQAKPLLKEAGSEDDADEEEDSDEPEDGEEAESKRKSEEDEAEAQKSEGEEPKVAPAKKTAKSKK, from the coding sequence ATGAGTCTGCAGGATGTATTTATCGAAGAGTTGCGGGACCTTTATAGCGCGGAGAACCAACTGGTAAAGTCGCTGCCAAAGATGGCGAGAGCGGCGTCGGGCAGCGAGTTGAAGGATGGCATCAAGAACCACCTGGAAGAGACCAAGGGGCAGGTTGACCGGTTGAAGCAGATCTTCCAGATCCTTGGAAAGAAGCCAACCGGCCAGCATTGCAATGGCATGGAGGGTGTTGTCGCCGAGGGCAAAGAAGCTATTGAGAGCGACGAGGAAGGTGCCACGAAAGATGTGCAACTGATCGGTGCGTCCCTTCGCGTCGAGCACTATGAGATTGCCGGCTATACCGCAGCGATTGCAATCGCAAAGACGCTTGGCCAAAAGGAGATCGTCGGCCTGCTGACGGAGACTTTGAAGGAAGAGCAGGCTACTGGCAAGCTGCTGCTGAGTCAGGCGAAACCACTGCTCAAAGAGGCTGGCTCCGAAGATGATGCCGACGAGGAAGAAGATTCCGATGAGCCAGAGGACGGAGAAGAGGCTGAGTCCAAACGGAAGAGCGAAGAGGACGAGGCTGAGGCACAGAAGTCAGAGGGCGAGGAGCCCAAGGTTGCGCCAGCGAAGAAGACTGCAAAGTCCAAGAAGTAA
- a CDS encoding DHA2 family efflux MFS transporter permease subunit, with amino-acid sequence MAAETAQGERWKPIANPWLIAATVALAAFMEVLDTSIANVALPHIAGNLGASTDQGTWVLTSYLVANAIILPIGGWASSVVGRRNFFMICIVIFTVSSFLCGIAPTLPLLLVCRVFQGIGGGGLQPMAQAIMADSFEEKKRGQAFALYGLVAVLAPSVGPTIGGWITDNYSWRWIFYINIPVGILALVLTQRLVQDPPWIKADRKNLFKLDYIGLGLLTVAMGGLQIALDKGEENDWFASNFIRFFAFLFVIGISGLIWWEWRHKNPIMNLKLFRFKNFAICCLLMMLVGGVLNAATVLQPQFLQQLLGYTATNAGMALTAGGVALVIVMPLAGVATGKFPARNLAAIGFGFFAAAYYYVSTHITLDMSFGEASLLRVLQMIPIPFCFIAITNAAYVGLPKEASNQVSGLINFVRNVGGSIFIAVTGALVTNRSLFHQARLVDHMQPGSPAYASTVHGLGGFFGGGAQGGMMARASIYQQLNQQAAALGYEDVYRMLCWMSIGMVCCAFLLSKNRPGQGAPAGEAVH; translated from the coding sequence ATGGCGGCTGAAACCGCGCAGGGCGAGCGTTGGAAGCCCATTGCGAATCCATGGTTAATTGCTGCAACCGTCGCGCTCGCCGCGTTCATGGAAGTGCTCGACACCTCCATCGCAAACGTAGCGCTGCCCCATATCGCCGGTAATCTTGGAGCGAGCACCGACCAGGGCACCTGGGTTCTCACCAGCTACCTCGTAGCCAACGCCATTATCCTCCCGATCGGCGGATGGGCCTCCTCCGTCGTTGGGCGCCGCAACTTCTTCATGATCTGCATCGTGATCTTCACGGTGTCGAGCTTTCTGTGTGGCATCGCCCCAACGCTGCCCCTTCTGCTGGTCTGCCGAGTCTTTCAGGGCATCGGCGGTGGTGGTCTGCAGCCCATGGCGCAGGCCATCATGGCGGACTCCTTTGAAGAGAAAAAGCGCGGACAGGCCTTTGCCCTCTACGGCCTCGTCGCCGTACTGGCCCCGTCGGTCGGGCCGACCATCGGCGGCTGGATCACGGATAACTACTCCTGGCGCTGGATCTTTTACATCAACATCCCGGTCGGCATCCTCGCTCTCGTCCTTACCCAGCGTCTCGTGCAGGATCCGCCATGGATCAAAGCAGACCGTAAGAATCTCTTCAAGCTCGACTACATCGGTCTCGGCCTCCTCACCGTAGCGATGGGCGGTCTGCAGATAGCCCTCGACAAGGGCGAAGAGAACGACTGGTTCGCCTCAAACTTCATTCGCTTCTTCGCCTTCCTCTTCGTAATCGGTATCTCCGGTCTCATCTGGTGGGAGTGGCGGCATAAGAATCCGATCATGAATCTGAAGCTCTTCCGCTTTAAGAACTTCGCGATCTGCTGCCTGTTGATGATGCTGGTGGGCGGCGTGCTCAACGCGGCGACCGTACTGCAGCCACAATTCCTTCAGCAACTACTGGGGTATACCGCGACCAATGCCGGCATGGCTCTGACGGCCGGAGGAGTCGCGCTCGTCATCGTGATGCCGCTCGCAGGTGTCGCCACCGGCAAGTTTCCCGCTCGCAACCTCGCTGCAATTGGATTTGGTTTCTTCGCTGCCGCGTACTACTACGTGTCCACGCACATCACGCTCGATATGAGCTTCGGCGAGGCATCACTGCTGCGCGTCCTGCAGATGATTCCCATCCCCTTCTGCTTCATCGCGATCACCAACGCGGCGTATGTCGGCCTTCCGAAGGAAGCCTCTAACCAGGTCTCCGGCCTGATCAACTTTGTCCGGAATGTCGGCGGCAGTATCTTCATCGCAGTCACCGGCGCGCTCGTCACCAATCGCTCGCTCTTCCATCAAGCGCGACTGGTCGATCACATGCAGCCCGGCAGCCCGGCCTACGCCAGCACCGTGCACGGTCTTGGCGGATTCTTCGGTGGCGGCGCACAGGGTGGCATGATGGCTCGCGCCAGCATCTACCAGCAACTCAACCAGCAGGCAGCAGCTCTAGGCTATGAGGACGTGTACCGGATGCTCTGCTGGATGTCGATCGGCATGGTCTGCTGTGCCTTCCTGCTCAGCAAGAATCGGCCCGGCCAGGGCGCACCCGCAGGCGAAGCAGTCCACTAG
- a CDS encoding DUF1059 domain-containing protein — MSTTDNKKVFHCKDVGYDCEWHLEGTSEEEMLPVIERHAADVHNLTHFKEEAVQHVRQAIERNSGQTA, encoded by the coding sequence ATGAGCACAACGGACAACAAGAAGGTATTTCACTGCAAAGATGTAGGCTATGACTGCGAATGGCACCTCGAAGGAACCAGCGAAGAGGAGATGCTCCCCGTCATCGAGAGGCACGCAGCAGACGTACACAACCTCACCCACTTTAAAGAAGAGGCCGTGCAGCACGTCAGACAGGCCATCGAGCGCAACAGCGGGCAGACCGCCTGA